A region from the Bradyrhizobium erythrophlei genome encodes:
- a CDS encoding amino acid adenylation domain-containing protein, producing the protein MTYRELDRRSNQLARTLMSYGLKPDSLVAVCFERSLEMIVSMLAILKAGAGYLPIDPSYPSERIQLILEDANPSVILTQRALAAKLQQASVPILCVDEERVSIAKEDPGRLASVACVDDLAYVIYTSGSTGKPKGVMVTHHNVGRLLKSTESWFKFDSTDVWTLFHSSAFDFSVWEIWGCLLTGGRLICVPYWVARSPRDFYGLLAKEQVTVLNQTPAAFYQIIQVEDSGLVEPLALRYVIFGGEALNFVNLRPWFDRHGDRKPQLINMYGITETTVHVTYRPVTTQDSLTETRSLIGTPIPDLRLYLLDSQLRPVLPGVAGELYVGGAGVARGYLNRPQLTAERFVADPFAGQPGALMYKSGDLARLLDNGDIEYLGRGDMQVKIRGFRIELGEIEATLVEHPGVQQAVVSARRDGPGEQKLVAYFVKGAAGSPTARDLRDFLRATLPEHMIPYAYVQLDALPLTVNGKIDRAVLPPPTVAIPAEPDATATQLEREIVDIWCQTLGKQRIGLGDNFFDLGGDSLLLATVHTNVREKLKIEISITDLFEFPTVRSLARHLGTKSSAEPSFIDAQRRAQKQRAAFARKHVGRIRGTS; encoded by the coding sequence ATGACTTACCGCGAGCTCGATCGGCGCTCGAACCAACTTGCTCGAACCCTGATGAGTTACGGTCTCAAGCCGGATTCGCTGGTGGCCGTTTGCTTCGAGCGCTCGCTCGAAATGATTGTATCGATGCTTGCAATTCTCAAGGCGGGCGCCGGATATCTCCCGATTGATCCGTCATATCCTTCCGAACGAATCCAGTTGATCCTGGAGGATGCAAATCCATCGGTCATTTTGACCCAACGAGCGTTAGCCGCAAAGCTGCAGCAGGCCTCTGTACCGATCCTCTGCGTCGACGAAGAGCGAGTTTCGATCGCGAAGGAAGACCCCGGCAGGTTAGCAAGCGTCGCGTGCGTGGATGATCTCGCATATGTAATCTACACTTCGGGGTCTACAGGGAAACCGAAAGGCGTGATGGTAACCCATCACAATGTTGGCCGCTTGTTGAAGTCGACCGAGTCCTGGTTCAAGTTCGACTCGACCGACGTGTGGACCCTGTTTCACTCCTCTGCATTTGATTTCTCGGTTTGGGAAATCTGGGGCTGCCTGCTCACCGGCGGGCGCCTTATTTGCGTGCCTTACTGGGTCGCGCGTTCACCACGAGATTTTTACGGGCTGCTTGCGAAGGAGCAGGTTACGGTATTGAATCAGACGCCGGCCGCCTTTTATCAAATCATTCAGGTTGAAGATTCAGGATTGGTTGAACCGCTGGCGCTCCGTTACGTCATTTTCGGCGGGGAGGCCCTCAATTTCGTAAATCTGCGTCCCTGGTTCGATCGTCATGGCGACCGGAAGCCGCAACTGATCAATATGTATGGAATTACGGAGACGACGGTCCACGTTACCTACCGACCCGTAACTACCCAGGACTCGCTGACCGAAACCAGGAGCTTAATAGGCACTCCGATTCCAGACCTTCGTCTCTACCTGCTCGATTCTCAATTGCGGCCGGTTCTCCCGGGCGTCGCTGGTGAGCTCTATGTAGGTGGGGCAGGCGTGGCGAGAGGCTATCTGAACCGACCCCAACTTACCGCTGAGCGATTTGTTGCAGATCCCTTTGCCGGACAGCCGGGCGCTCTGATGTACAAGTCTGGAGACCTCGCGCGCCTTCTCGATAACGGTGATATCGAATATCTCGGGCGCGGAGATATGCAGGTAAAAATCCGCGGTTTCCGTATCGAACTGGGAGAGATTGAGGCGACACTGGTAGAGCATCCGGGCGTGCAGCAAGCGGTGGTGTCGGCACGCAGGGATGGCCCAGGAGAGCAGAAATTGGTCGCGTATTTCGTAAAAGGGGCGGCCGGCTCACCAACCGCGAGGGACCTGCGGGATTTTCTTCGGGCAACGCTTCCGGAACATATGATCCCATACGCCTATGTGCAGCTCGATGCGTTGCCCCTGACGGTAAACGGGAAGATCGATCGGGCTGTTTTGCCGCCCCCGACGGTTGCCATCCCCGCTGAGCCTGACGCGACGGCAACGCAACTGGAGCGCGAGATCGTTGACATCTGGTGCCAGACCCTCGGCAAGCAGCGGATCGGGCTGGGCGATAATTTTTTCGATCTCGGAGGCGATTCCCTTCTGCTCGCCACCGTACATACCAATGTGCGAGAGAAATTGAAAATCGAGATCTCCATAACCGACTTGTTCGAGTTTCCTACGGTCCGGTCGCTCGCTCGCCACTTGGGCACCAAATCGTCAGCGGAGCCTTCTTTCATCGACGCGCAGCGGCGAGCACAAAAGCAACGTGCCGCATTCGCCCGTAAGCACGTAGGTCGCATAAGAGGTACATCGTGA
- a CDS encoding hybrid non-ribosomal peptide synthetase/type I polyketide synthase, translating to MSDQETQGAALEGVAIIGMAGRFPGARSVAEFWRNQLEGIESISHFRVEDLEISNRAGVANDPRYIRARSVLDDVDLFDADFFGIYPREAELMDPQQRLFLECCWQAIEDAGYVPDTYPGQIGIYAGSSVWSYFLTRLCTAPGFIEKFTSGYQVSNYFEMMGNSLDFLSTRVSYKLNLRGPSFTMVSACSTSLLAVTQACQSLLTYQSDMALAGGVSITFPQKRGYYYQDGGMVSPDGHVRAFDADAQGTVFGSGLGVVLLKRLDEAIRDGDQIYAVIRGFAVNNDGSAKVGYTAPSVEGQASVIAMAQEAAGVEPESIGYIEAHGTGTPLGDPIELAGLTRAFRARTDRTQFCTIGTAKTNVGHLDIAAGVTGLINATHIVRDGMFPPTLHFNQPNPNFDFKSSPFRVISKRTEWKTDGGLRRAGVSAFGVGGTNAHVVLEQAPERHSLPSARPNHLLVLSARSLAALDQATDNLAAHLKSHPDLNLADVAWTLQAGRRSFDCRRAVVAANATEAIASLSKRDREHVQTRSKPNTEPELYFLFPGQGSQHPNMAREIYDTEPVFREAVDRCAQILRPHLDTDLLTLLYPPDGTGDEVKRRVTETVIAQPAIFTIEYGLAQLWMSWGIRPKAMAGHSIGEFVAACLAGVISLEDALTLVALRGRMMQGLPAGGMLSVRLSEAEVRKRLPDTLSLAAVNSPSLCVVAGALEPLGQFEHEMTEAGVACRRLVTSHAFHSGMMDPLIDPLTDALSKVQLSPPQIPYVSGVTGAWITADEATDARYWARHAREAVQFSAAIKELRKNPQAILLEVGPGNVLATLARQHGGFPADQAIVSSLSDGFSGEGDFEALMTALGALWLAGEKPDWTVLNRGGARQRVSLPTYPFQRKRYWLESIAVPAETPVAIPSAGEATTKFAVAESQINQGTESVNIVPNIPSVPQPTSSADRATRVQAALVEMFAELSGIDLSTLDSATTFLELGFDSLFLTQAAQALQEKFGIKVTFRQLLNDVASLDALTEYVESLLPPEIFAAPATAEAQLAPVQPALPAAGPVASAVAQLTSVPAGTASESLVERLMREQLQAMNQLFAKQLETLQGTPSRPATSPPSSAAISAPVTKAPAKVAASAVDAGAAAAASKPLGDEIKPFGPYKPPQTAASKELTKKQEKHLNVLIDRVTRRTAKSKSFTQEYRKVLADPRVVSGFRPQWKEMVYSIVTDRSKGSRIWDIDRNEYIDLVNGFGPIMLGHRPDFVEKAIEAQLREGFETGPQTPLAGEVARMFCEMTGNERMAFCNTGSEAVLAAMRVSRTVTGRNKVVMFSGDYHGMFDEVLVKGFKNKAGEPQSAPIAPGIPRQSVSNMIVLDYGTEESLEWIRQNARDLAAVLVEPVQSRHPDTRPVEFLREVRKITEASETALIFDEVVTGFRVHQGGCQALFGIRADLATYGKVVAGGMPIGVLAGKSRFMDALDGGMWRYGDESYPEVGVTFFAGTFVRHPLAVAATKAVLQHFWEQGPALQERLNERTARLVRTLNEAVERHGLPTRIESFGSFFYFSFPAAERFASLFYFYMRDKGIHIREGFPCFLTTAHSDADIEAIARAFEESAVEMLEAGFFEQAGARDIALPAPTATKSGREEAREAPVTESQLEVWLSDQLSEEASCSYNESFSLHLRGNVNQSALKQALQSIVSRHQAFRATFGSEGELQNFATELRIDVPTVDLTSLTPSEREGRLQQIVRDDAHLAFQLSKGPLVRAQLVKMAAEHQVLIFTAHHIVCDGWSTNVLLDELSQAYNAISGGAAWSPSVPMPFAEYANSQAKFVDSPEGKKNEQYWLEQFRQPAPLLNLPVDRTRPAIKEFKGATHRTRIAAESYNRIKKFGASQKCTLFVTLLAGFQILLSRLSGQDDIVVGIPTAGQSLLDDAVLVGHCVNFIPLRGGLAGNPTAAEFLAQMKQTVLAGYEHQNYTYGRLVRKLALQRDPSRLPITEIQFNLERVGGALGFDGLEAEVDPNPKGFVNFDIFLNIMESKDGLTLDCDYNTGLFDEETIGRWLEHYKVLLEGMAARADRPVSVLPLLSASDVRQFESWNETRVERAGGLTVHGLFEAQAKDTPDAVAVVFGPSQFTYAELDRRTNQLAHHLRKLGVKPGVLVGVFIERSLEMLVALLGTLKAGGAYVPIDPTFPPERVRFVLEDAGASVVLTQTALTKEWSFGDARVVQLDGDWELIARADTKKPDAIAAPEDLAYVIYTSGSTGKPKGVEVPHRAVVNLLQSMLVQPGLARTDVLAAVTTLSFDISGLELFLPLCVGAKLAIVSRETAQYAVQLLEYLKEVSATVVQATPVTWQQLLEAGWRGEPALKVLCGGEAFPRELANELVKRAQSVWNMYGPTETTIWSAAVEVKAGDGPVPVGHPIANTQLFVLDRELQLAPIGVPGELYIAGLGLARGYHNRPELTAEKFVANPFAKEPGAKMYKTGDLVRRRSDGTLEFLGRLDNQIKLRGFRIELGEIESVLGNHPGVAQAVVLLREDVPGERRLVGYLVAAKGAVPTTADLRDFLVKNLPAYMAPVAYVTVEAMPLTPNGKIDRGALPVPNWSKQPEGLAYVAPRSPGEEAMAGIWAEVLRLERVGINDNLFELGADSLHVFQITARANKAGIQVTPRQVLQFRTIAAILEQLASSSQNQAQPPKQAIKPVPRHKYRLAPQPVRQVT from the coding sequence GTGAGCGACCAGGAGACACAGGGCGCAGCTCTAGAAGGCGTCGCCATCATTGGTATGGCCGGACGTTTTCCGGGCGCGCGCAGCGTTGCCGAATTCTGGCGCAATCAGCTCGAGGGCATCGAATCGATTTCTCATTTCCGCGTCGAGGATCTGGAGATCTCGAATAGAGCCGGCGTCGCCAACGACCCTCGTTACATCAGGGCGCGGTCGGTTCTCGACGATGTTGATCTCTTCGATGCGGATTTTTTCGGCATCTATCCACGCGAAGCCGAATTGATGGATCCGCAACAGCGGCTCTTTCTCGAATGCTGCTGGCAGGCGATCGAAGACGCGGGTTATGTTCCAGATACATATCCCGGACAGATTGGCATATATGCCGGTTCCAGCGTCTGGTCGTATTTTCTGACCCGGCTTTGCACCGCGCCCGGATTCATCGAAAAGTTCACGTCGGGCTACCAGGTGTCGAACTACTTCGAGATGATGGGAAACAGTCTCGATTTTCTGTCGACCCGCGTTTCCTATAAGCTGAATCTGCGCGGCCCGAGTTTCACCATGGTGTCGGCATGCTCGACCTCGCTGCTTGCCGTTACTCAGGCGTGTCAGTCGCTTTTGACCTATCAGAGCGACATGGCGCTGGCCGGGGGTGTTTCGATCACGTTTCCGCAGAAGCGCGGCTATTACTACCAGGACGGTGGCATGGTGTCGCCGGATGGTCATGTTCGGGCATTCGACGCCGATGCCCAGGGTACAGTTTTTGGCAGTGGACTCGGCGTGGTACTGCTGAAGCGGCTGGACGAAGCGATACGCGACGGCGACCAGATCTACGCGGTCATTCGTGGTTTCGCCGTCAACAATGACGGCTCGGCCAAGGTCGGCTACACGGCGCCGAGCGTCGAGGGGCAGGCCAGCGTCATTGCGATGGCGCAGGAGGCCGCGGGAGTCGAGCCGGAATCCATTGGATACATCGAAGCGCACGGAACCGGGACGCCTCTGGGCGATCCGATCGAACTCGCTGGGCTAACACGGGCTTTCCGCGCACGAACCGACCGAACGCAATTTTGTACAATCGGGACGGCGAAAACCAATGTCGGACATCTGGACATCGCGGCGGGCGTGACTGGGCTGATCAATGCCACGCATATTGTGCGAGATGGCATGTTTCCGCCTACGCTCCATTTCAACCAGCCGAACCCGAATTTCGATTTCAAGAGCAGCCCGTTCCGGGTCATCAGCAAGCGCACCGAATGGAAGACGGACGGCGGGCTTCGCCGCGCTGGCGTCAGCGCTTTTGGCGTTGGCGGAACGAACGCACACGTCGTGCTCGAGCAAGCTCCCGAGCGGCATTCCTTGCCGTCAGCGCGGCCCAATCATCTTCTTGTGCTGTCTGCACGCTCACTGGCGGCGCTCGATCAGGCTACCGATAATCTGGCCGCGCATTTGAAGTCCCACCCGGACCTGAACCTCGCCGACGTCGCCTGGACCCTGCAAGCCGGCCGGCGATCGTTCGATTGCCGCCGCGCGGTGGTTGCCGCCAATGCGACGGAAGCGATTGCCTCGCTTTCAAAGCGCGACCGCGAGCACGTGCAGACGCGATCGAAGCCGAACACTGAGCCGGAGCTCTATTTTCTCTTTCCGGGGCAGGGATCGCAGCACCCGAATATGGCGCGCGAGATTTATGACACAGAGCCGGTATTTCGCGAAGCGGTCGACCGCTGCGCACAGATACTGCGTCCCCATCTCGATACCGATCTCCTGACATTGCTCTACCCGCCGGACGGCACCGGCGACGAAGTGAAGCGACGCGTCACGGAAACCGTTATCGCGCAACCGGCGATTTTCACGATCGAGTATGGCCTGGCGCAGCTCTGGATGAGTTGGGGCATCCGGCCCAAGGCCATGGCCGGTCACAGCATTGGAGAATTCGTGGCGGCCTGCCTGGCAGGCGTGATTTCGCTCGAAGATGCCCTTACGCTGGTGGCGTTGCGCGGGCGGATGATGCAGGGGCTCCCTGCGGGCGGGATGCTCTCGGTGCGCCTCTCGGAGGCCGAGGTCCGCAAACGCCTCCCCGATACGCTGTCGCTCGCGGCTGTCAACTCCCCGTCCTTGTGTGTCGTTGCCGGAGCGCTTGAACCGCTTGGACAATTCGAACACGAGATGACCGAAGCAGGCGTTGCGTGCCGCCGGTTGGTGACCTCGCACGCTTTCCATTCCGGCATGATGGATCCGCTGATCGATCCGCTGACCGATGCTTTGTCGAAGGTGCAGCTTAGCCCGCCGCAGATCCCCTATGTGTCCGGTGTAACCGGCGCCTGGATTACCGCGGACGAGGCTACCGATGCGCGATACTGGGCGCGGCATGCGCGTGAAGCGGTTCAGTTCTCCGCTGCAATCAAGGAGTTGCGAAAGAACCCGCAAGCGATCCTCCTCGAGGTCGGTCCGGGTAACGTGTTGGCGACGCTTGCGCGCCAACATGGCGGGTTTCCGGCTGATCAGGCCATCGTCTCTTCGCTCTCCGACGGGTTTTCCGGCGAAGGCGATTTCGAAGCACTTATGACGGCTTTGGGAGCTCTATGGCTTGCCGGCGAAAAGCCGGATTGGACCGTGCTTAACCGGGGCGGGGCCCGTCAGCGTGTTTCATTGCCGACCTACCCGTTCCAACGCAAGCGCTATTGGCTGGAAAGCATCGCGGTCCCGGCGGAGACACCGGTCGCGATACCATCTGCGGGCGAAGCTACGACGAAATTCGCCGTAGCGGAGTCCCAAATCAATCAGGGAACAGAATCCGTGAACATCGTGCCGAATATTCCCTCCGTTCCGCAGCCGACGTCGTCTGCAGATCGTGCAACTCGGGTCCAGGCTGCGCTCGTCGAGATGTTCGCAGAGCTGTCCGGTATCGACCTCTCCACGTTGGACAGCGCGACAACGTTTCTGGAACTGGGTTTTGACTCCCTGTTCCTCACGCAGGCTGCCCAGGCACTGCAGGAGAAATTCGGCATCAAGGTCACCTTCCGGCAGCTTCTCAACGATGTAGCCAGCCTCGACGCGCTGACCGAATATGTCGAGAGCCTTCTCCCGCCCGAGATCTTTGCCGCACCCGCGACGGCCGAGGCGCAACTGGCGCCGGTGCAGCCCGCTCTTCCTGCGGCGGGTCCCGTCGCGTCGGCAGTTGCGCAGCTAACATCGGTCCCTGCCGGGACGGCGTCTGAATCTTTGGTTGAGCGTCTGATGCGCGAGCAGCTTCAGGCGATGAACCAGCTATTCGCGAAGCAGCTCGAAACTCTCCAGGGCACCCCGTCCAGGCCGGCTACGTCCCCGCCGTCGAGCGCGGCGATCTCCGCGCCGGTGACAAAGGCGCCCGCCAAGGTGGCCGCGAGCGCCGTGGACGCGGGGGCGGCCGCCGCTGCGAGCAAGCCGCTCGGCGACGAGATCAAGCCGTTCGGGCCATATAAGCCGCCGCAAACGGCCGCGTCGAAAGAATTGACGAAAAAGCAAGAGAAGCACCTCAACGTTTTGATCGACCGTGTCACGCGACGCACGGCCAAATCGAAAAGTTTTACGCAGGAGTATCGCAAGGTATTGGCCGACCCGCGCGTCGTGTCGGGTTTTCGTCCCCAGTGGAAGGAGATGGTCTATTCGATCGTGACGGACCGTTCGAAGGGCTCGCGTATTTGGGATATCGACCGCAACGAGTACATCGATCTCGTCAACGGTTTCGGACCCATCATGCTGGGTCACCGGCCGGACTTCGTCGAAAAGGCGATCGAAGCCCAGCTTCGCGAGGGATTCGAGACCGGTCCGCAGACGCCGCTCGCCGGTGAAGTGGCAAGAATGTTTTGCGAAATGACCGGCAACGAGCGCATGGCGTTTTGCAATACGGGTTCGGAGGCCGTCCTTGCGGCCATGCGCGTGTCGCGGACCGTGACCGGCCGGAACAAGGTCGTCATGTTTAGCGGTGACTATCACGGAATGTTCGACGAGGTACTCGTCAAAGGCTTCAAGAACAAGGCTGGTGAGCCGCAATCCGCCCCGATCGCGCCGGGCATTCCGCGACAAAGCGTCTCCAACATGATCGTGCTCGACTACGGCACGGAAGAATCGCTCGAATGGATAAGGCAGAACGCAAGGGATCTGGCCGCGGTTCTGGTCGAACCGGTGCAGAGCCGTCATCCCGACACACGGCCAGTGGAATTCCTGAGGGAGGTTCGCAAGATCACCGAGGCGTCCGAAACCGCGCTCATCTTCGATGAGGTTGTGACCGGTTTTCGCGTCCACCAGGGCGGTTGCCAGGCGTTGTTTGGAATTCGCGCCGATCTCGCGACTTATGGAAAAGTTGTCGCCGGCGGCATGCCGATCGGTGTCCTCGCCGGCAAGAGCCGGTTCATGGACGCTCTTGACGGCGGCATGTGGCGGTATGGCGACGAGTCTTATCCTGAAGTGGGGGTGACTTTCTTCGCCGGCACCTTCGTGCGCCATCCGCTGGCGGTAGCGGCCACGAAAGCTGTGCTGCAGCATTTTTGGGAACAGGGTCCTGCTTTGCAGGAGCGCCTGAACGAGCGGACTGCCCGGCTGGTGCGAACGCTCAACGAAGCGGTCGAGCGGCATGGGCTTCCGACTCGTATCGAAAGTTTCGGAAGTTTCTTCTATTTCAGCTTCCCCGCAGCAGAGCGCTTTGCCAGCCTGTTCTATTTCTATATGCGCGACAAGGGCATCCACATTCGCGAAGGCTTTCCGTGTTTTCTGACGACCGCGCACAGCGATGCGGACATCGAGGCCATTGCTCGAGCCTTTGAAGAAAGCGCGGTGGAGATGTTAGAGGCTGGCTTCTTCGAGCAGGCGGGAGCAAGGGATATTGCTCTGCCGGCGCCGACGGCCACGAAATCCGGGCGTGAGGAGGCTCGGGAAGCGCCAGTAACGGAGTCCCAACTCGAGGTTTGGCTGTCTGACCAGTTGAGCGAGGAGGCGTCCTGCAGCTACAACGAGTCCTTTTCGCTGCATCTGCGCGGAAACGTCAACCAATCGGCGCTTAAGCAGGCGCTTCAGTCTATCGTGTCGCGCCACCAGGCGTTTCGCGCGACCTTTGGTAGCGAGGGTGAGCTGCAAAACTTTGCTACGGAGCTGAGGATCGACGTACCGACTGTCGACCTGACATCCCTGACGCCGAGCGAACGAGAAGGGCGGCTGCAGCAGATCGTCAGAGATGATGCACACTTGGCTTTCCAGTTGAGCAAGGGACCTCTGGTTCGCGCCCAGTTGGTGAAGATGGCGGCCGAACATCAGGTTCTGATTTTCACCGCGCACCACATCGTCTGCGACGGCTGGTCCACGAACGTCCTGCTTGATGAGTTGTCCCAGGCGTACAACGCGATAAGCGGGGGCGCGGCGTGGAGTCCGTCGGTCCCAATGCCTTTTGCGGAATATGCGAATTCGCAGGCGAAATTCGTTGATAGCCCCGAAGGAAAGAAAAACGAGCAATATTGGCTGGAGCAGTTCCGGCAGCCGGCGCCGCTGCTCAACCTTCCCGTCGATCGCACGCGGCCCGCCATCAAGGAGTTCAAGGGCGCAACCCACCGGACGAGGATTGCTGCGGAATCCTACAACCGTATCAAGAAATTCGGCGCAAGCCAGAAGTGCACTCTATTCGTGACGCTGCTTGCCGGTTTCCAGATTTTGCTCAGCCGGTTGAGTGGCCAGGACGACATCGTGGTCGGAATTCCGACCGCTGGCCAATCATTGTTGGACGACGCGGTTCTGGTCGGCCACTGTGTGAATTTTATCCCTCTACGCGGTGGACTTGCGGGAAATCCGACTGCTGCGGAATTCCTGGCGCAGATGAAGCAGACCGTCCTGGCAGGTTACGAACACCAAAATTACACCTATGGACGGCTGGTTCGCAAACTTGCGCTGCAGCGCGATCCGAGCCGTTTGCCGATCACGGAGATCCAGTTCAATCTGGAGCGAGTAGGGGGCGCGCTGGGTTTCGACGGGCTGGAGGCTGAGGTCGACCCCAATCCGAAGGGCTTCGTGAATTTTGATATTTTCCTCAACATCATGGAATCAAAGGACGGTCTTACGCTCGATTGCGACTACAACACTGGGCTGTTCGACGAGGAGACGATCGGGCGTTGGCTTGAGCACTACAAGGTACTGCTGGAAGGAATGGCGGCGCGGGCCGATCGGCCCGTATCCGTGCTTCCTCTCCTGTCGGCATCCGATGTACGGCAGTTTGAAAGTTGGAATGAAACGCGCGTCGAGCGCGCGGGTGGGCTGACGGTCCATGGCCTTTTTGAAGCGCAGGCAAAGGACACCCCCGATGCGGTTGCCGTTGTTTTTGGGCCAAGCCAGTTCACCTATGCGGAGCTGGACCGCAGGACGAACCAATTGGCGCACCATCTGCGCAAGCTTGGTGTGAAGCCGGGTGTGCTGGTCGGGGTGTTCATCGAACGCAGCCTGGAGATGCTTGTTGCATTGCTGGGAACCCTGAAGGCGGGCGGGGCCTATGTGCCGATCGACCCGACATTCCCGCCCGAACGGGTCCGCTTCGTTCTCGAGGACGCCGGCGCATCGGTCGTCCTGACGCAAACGGCGTTGACGAAGGAATGGTCCTTTGGCGATGCGCGGGTCGTGCAGCTCGACGGGGATTGGGAGTTGATTGCCCGTGCCGATACGAAGAAGCCGGATGCTATCGCCGCCCCAGAGGATCTCGCCTACGTCATCTACACGTCAGGCTCGACGGGCAAGCCAAAGGGTGTCGAGGTCCCGCATCGCGCGGTGGTGAATCTGCTGCAATCCATGCTGGTGCAGCCGGGTTTGGCCAGGACCGATGTGCTGGCGGCGGTTACCACATTATCGTTCGATATTTCGGGACTGGAGCTGTTCCTGCCGCTTTGCGTCGGCGCCAAGTTGGCGATTGTCAGCCGTGAGACGGCACAATATGCGGTCCAACTGCTGGAGTATCTGAAGGAGGTCAGCGCCACCGTCGTCCAGGCGACTCCGGTCACGTGGCAGCAGCTGCTGGAGGCCGGCTGGCGCGGCGAGCCTGCGCTCAAAGTCTTGTGCGGCGGCGAGGCGTTCCCTCGCGAACTTGCCAACGAGCTGGTGAAGCGCGCCCAGTCGGTCTGGAACATGTACGGGCCGACCGAAACGACGATCTGGTCGGCCGCGGTGGAAGTGAAGGCCGGAGATGGGCCGGTGCCGGTTGGACACCCGATCGCCAACACGCAGCTTTTCGTGTTGGATCGTGAGCTTCAGCTTGCTCCTATCGGCGTGCCGGGTGAGTTGTACATTGCGGGTCTTGGCCTGGCGCGCGGGTATCATAATCGACCGGAACTCACGGCGGAGAAATTCGTCGCAAATCCTTTCGCGAAGGAGCCGGGCGCCAAAATGTACAAGACCGGGGATCTCGTGCGGCGGCGCAGCGATGGAACATTGGAGTTCCTTGGCCGCCTGGACAACCAGATCAAGCTGCGCGGCTTTAGAATCGAATTGGGCGAGATAGAGAGCGTGCTGGGAAATCATCCCGGCGTCGCTCAGGCTGTCGTCTTGCTCCGCGAGGACGTCCCGGGGGAAAGACGGCTGGTTGGGTACCTTGTCGCTGCCAAGGGCGCGGTGCCCACGACGGCGGATCTGCGCGACTTTCTGGTGAAAAACCTGCCGGCCTACATGGCGCCAGTGGCATACGTGACCGTTGAGGCGATGCCGTTGACGCCCAATGGCAAGATTGACCGCGGTGCACTTCCTGTTCCAAACTGGTCAAAACAGCCGGAGGGGCTCGCCTACGTGGCGCCCCGGAGCCCGGGAGAGGAAGCGATGGCGGGAATCTGGGCCGAGGTGTTGCGGCTGGAGCGCGTCGGTATCAACGATAATTTGTTTGAGTTGGGGGCTGACTCGCTCCACGTGTTCCAGATCACGGCGCGCGCCAACAAGGCAGGCATTCAGGTAACGCCACGACAGGTATTACAGTTCCGGACGATTGCGGCGATCCTAGAGCAATTGGCCAGCAGCTCGCAAAATCAGGCACAGCCCCCGAAGCAGGCCATAAAGCCGGTGCCGCGGCACAAGTACCGGCTGGCGCCGCAGCCCGTCCGCCAGGTAACGTAG